The following coding sequences are from one Plectropomus leopardus isolate mb chromosome 10, YSFRI_Pleo_2.0, whole genome shotgun sequence window:
- the nifk gene encoding MKI67 FHA domain-interacting nucleolar phosphoprotein, translating into MTESKAEAAPQRAKELLALDPKQESEFKKKVQEAKKNKSGKESRLTPGVIYVGHLPVGLFEPQLKSYFEQFGKVLRLRLSRSKKTGGSKGYAFVEFECDEVAKIVAETMNNYLMGERLIKCHLMPPEKVHEKLFVGSQKEFAKPSNPAVARYNKKRTEEQVAKMKSRLLRKEAKLRKRIAAHGIDYDFPGFAAQVPQKKKSSDSMDASTCSDDTTPLCTPSVLERRKSMVVNDDDEDDEIVIKMPAAVDDEESSSEEDGEEKDSESEEPAEEGAETQ; encoded by the exons ATGACTGAAAGTAAAGCCGAAGCGGCTCCTCAGAGGGCCAAAGAGCTGCTGGCTCTGGACCCCAAACAGGAGTCTGAGTTCAAGAAGAAGGTGCAGGAGGCGAAGAAGAACAAATCCGGCAAG gagAGCCGTTTGACGCCTGGAGTGATTTATGTTGGTCACCTGCCTGTCGGGCTGTTTGAACCACAGCTGAAATCTTACTTTGAACAGTTTGGGAAAGTCTTGAGGCTGCGGCTGTCCAGGAGTAAAAAG ACAGGTGGGAGCAAAGGATATGCGTTTGTAGAGTTTGAATGTGACGAGGTTGCCAAAATTGTTGCCGAGACCATGAACAATTATCTCATGGGAGAGAGACTCATCAAAT GTCACTTGATGCCTCCAGAGAAGGTGCATGAGAAGCTGTTCGTTGGCTCCCAAAAAGAATTTGCAAAACCCTCAAATCCTGCTGTGGCGCGCTACAACAAGAAACGCACAGAGGAGCAGGTCGCCAAGATGAAAAGCAGACTCCTGCGGAAAGAGGCGAAGCTCCGCAAGAGAATCGCAGCACACGGCATCGACTACGACTTCCCTGGATTT GCTGCCCAGGTGCCTCAGAAGAAGAAGTCCTCAGATTCCATGGATGCATCTACATGTAGTGAT GACACCACGCCACTCTGCACCCCCTCTGTCCTGGAGAGGAGGAAGTCCATGGTCGTCAATGACGACGATGAAGATGATGAAATTGTCATTAAGATGCCAGCTGCGGTGGATGATGAAGAGAGCTCGTCAGAGGAAGACGGTGAGGAGAAGGACTCAGAGAGCGAGGAGCCCGCTGAAGAGGGCGCAGAGACACAGTGA
- the LOC121949075 gene encoding high affinity cGMP-specific 3',5'-cyclic phosphodiesterase 9A, whose translation MATKIIYFTVNGRPEQAEFPLDCPAQDVKDLFRSAAEAGPHDILKLYNPKGNIINISPSLEPNAPSSCYKLEVVAADCNSEPLANASVMVCDVRLQGLEKKIVIEAGETPAVVYEMKKQVDSFREKLESVEHLSWLGLFKDLSEGTHKPSPFYHKRTLHKTRKECEHVREKFLQMSSLEVSEEVKQYLKTPTFDNWQWEDAEIMVLLQVMYTDLDFIAAFDIEPEVLQQFLFEVYRRYNNIPFHNFKHCFCVTQMMYGLIWLTDLKSKMDSIDLLIMLTSAVCHDLDHTGYNNAYQINARTELALRYNDISPLENHHCAVAFEILEKTESNIFRNLPMDQYKRIREGIIKCILATDMTRHNEILNKFKSILPAFDFTNKDHRDVLMMVLIKVSDISNEARPMEVAEPWLDCLLQEFYNQSDVEKLEGLPVTPFMDRDKVTKPSSQTGFIRFVLLPLFIELANLFPCLEQHIINPVRKALDYYTEMEKALEREKQNRAQSDNAAKTKESTGGPQSTADTDAGPKAAKPDTL comes from the exons ATGGCAACAAAAATCATCTACTTCACAGTAAATGGGAGACCAGAGCAGGCTGAGTTTCCACTGGACTGTCCTGCACAGGATGTCAAAG ATCTGTTCCGCTCTGCAGCCGAGGCTGGACCCCATGACATCCTGAAGCTGTACAACCCCAAAGgcaacatcatcaacatctcCCCAAGCCTGGAGCCCAACGCCCCCAGCTCCTGCTACAAGCTGGAGGTAGTGGCTGCCGACTGCAACAGCGAGCCGTTAG CTAATGCCTCAGTGATGGTGTGTGATGTCAGACTGCAGGGCCTGGAGAAGAAAATCGTGATTGAGGCTGGGGAGACTCCTGCAGTTGTGTATGAGATGAAGAAACAGGTGGATTCATTCCGGGAGAAACTCGAG aGTGTTGAGCATCTGAGCTGGCTGGGATTGTTTAAAGACCTGTCAGAGGGAACACACAAGCCCTCCCCGTTCTACCACAAGAGAACGCTGCATAAAACCAGGAAGGAGTGTGAGCATGTACGGGAAAAGTTTCTTCAAATGAG CTCCCTGGAGGTGTCTGAGGAGGTGAAGCAGTACCTAAAGACCCCAACCTTTGATAACTG gcagtGGGAGGATGCAGAGATCATGGTGCTCCTGCAGGTCATGTACACAGACTTAGATTTCATTGCAGCCTTCGACATTGAGCCTGAGGTGCTGCAGCAGTTCCTGTTTGAGGTCTATCGAAGATACAACAACATCCCCTTCCATAACTTCAAGCACTGCTTCTGTGTTACCCAgatg ATGTATGGTTTGATCTGGCTGACTGACCTGAAGAGTAAGATGGACAGCATTGACCTGCTGATCATGCTGACCTCTGCAGTCTGCCACGACCTTGATCACACAGGATACAACAATGCCTATCAG ATAAATGCTCGGACTGAACTGGCTCTCCGCTACAATGACATCTCTCCTCTAGAGAACCACCACTGTGCTGTAGCATTTGAGATCCTGGAGAAG ACAGAGAGCAACATCTTCAGAAACCTACCCATGGATCAATACAAGCGGATCAGGGAAGGAATCATCAA ATGCATCCTGGCCACTGACATGACGAGGCACAATGAGATTCTCAACAAGTTCAAGTCCATCCTACCGGCTTTTGACTTCACCAACAAGGACCACAGAGATGTG CTGATGATGGTTCTGATCAAAGTGAGCGACATATCCAATGAGGCCCGGcccatggaggtggctgagcccTGGTTGGACTGTCTGCTGCAGGAATTCTACAACCAG AGTGATGTGGAGAAGTTAGAGGGTCTCCCAGTCACTCCGTTCATGGATCGGGACAAAGTCACCAAGCCTTCATCTCAAACAGGCTTTATCAGATTTGTTCTGTTGCCTCTCTTCATCGAGCTGGCCAACCTCTTCCCCTGCTTggag CAACACATCATCAACCCGGTTCGGAAGGCTCTGGATTACTACACAGAAATGGAGAAAGcactggagagagagaaacagaaccGGGCTCAGAGTGACAATGCAGCCAAGACTAAGGAGTCAACTGGTGGCCCTCAGAGCACAGCTGACACAGATGCTGGGCCTAAAGCTGCAAAACCAGACACGCTGTGA